One Streptomyces sp. CNQ-509 DNA window includes the following coding sequences:
- a CDS encoding MFS transporter: MTFQNASVAGPDRRRWIALAVVLTASFMDLVDATIVNIAIPSIREDTGASFGAIQWITAGYALAFAIGLITGGRLGDIYGRKRVFLLGMGGFTAASLLCGIAADPAMLVGSRVLQGAMAALMVPQVLSIIHVTFPAEERGKVFGMFGAVAGLGAVSGPMIGALLTEWDLFGLAWRPIFLINLPVGIAGLILGRRFISESTAPDALRLDLRGVLLATAGLLMLLYPITMGHENDWPAWGFVSMAASLPVFAAFVAYQKRKQRADGSPLVELTLFRVKSFAAGIGVQLAFSTALGIFFLVWTLYMQLGLGWSALHAGLTGLPFSLGCSVAAGMSVQKLTPLFGRKVLHGGAVMMVSGALLYLAASDRYGTEISTWQMVLPLTLLGAGMGLVFAPLTNAVLSGVPRRHAGSASGLINTVNQLGMALGLGLVSVVFFGAMDEPTALQEAGPAFAGAFENAMWWVIAILGVVYALLFALPKRNPAEEPEPTAAAEQKEDLVTV, translated from the coding sequence ATGACCTTCCAGAACGCCTCTGTCGCAGGACCGGACCGCCGCCGGTGGATCGCGCTCGCCGTCGTGCTGACGGCCTCCTTCATGGACCTCGTCGACGCGACGATCGTCAACATCGCCATCCCGAGCATCCGGGAGGACACCGGCGCCTCCTTCGGCGCGATCCAGTGGATCACCGCCGGGTACGCGCTCGCCTTCGCCATCGGCCTCATCACCGGCGGCAGGCTCGGCGACATCTACGGCCGCAAGCGGGTCTTCCTGCTCGGCATGGGCGGCTTCACCGCCGCCTCGCTGCTGTGCGGCATCGCCGCCGACCCGGCGATGCTCGTGGGCTCGCGGGTCCTTCAGGGCGCGATGGCGGCACTGATGGTGCCGCAGGTACTCAGCATCATCCACGTCACGTTCCCCGCGGAGGAACGGGGCAAGGTCTTCGGGATGTTCGGCGCGGTCGCCGGCCTCGGCGCGGTGTCCGGCCCGATGATCGGCGCGCTGCTCACCGAGTGGGACCTGTTCGGGCTGGCCTGGCGGCCGATCTTCCTCATCAACCTGCCCGTCGGCATCGCCGGCCTGATCCTCGGCCGCCGCTTCATCAGCGAGTCGACGGCGCCCGACGCGCTCCGCCTGGACCTGCGCGGGGTGCTGCTGGCCACCGCGGGGCTGCTGATGCTGCTCTACCCGATCACCATGGGCCACGAGAACGACTGGCCGGCGTGGGGCTTCGTCTCGATGGCCGCGAGCCTGCCGGTGTTCGCCGCCTTCGTCGCGTACCAGAAGCGCAAGCAGCGCGCGGACGGCTCGCCGCTGGTCGAGCTGACCCTGTTCCGGGTGAAGAGCTTCGCCGCGGGCATCGGGGTGCAGCTCGCCTTCAGCACCGCGCTGGGGATCTTCTTCCTGGTGTGGACGCTGTACATGCAGCTCGGCCTCGGCTGGAGCGCCCTGCACGCGGGCCTGACGGGGCTGCCGTTCTCGCTCGGCTGCTCGGTGGCGGCCGGGATGTCGGTGCAGAAGCTGACGCCGCTGTTCGGGCGGAAGGTGCTGCACGGGGGCGCGGTGATGATGGTGTCCGGAGCCCTGCTGTACCTGGCGGCGTCCGACCGTTACGGCACGGAGATCTCCACCTGGCAGATGGTGCTGCCGCTGACCCTCCTGGGCGCGGGCATGGGCCTGGTCTTCGCCCCCCTGACGAACGCGGTCCTCTCCGGCGTCCCGCGCCGCCACGCGGGCTCGGCGTCGGGCCTGATCAACACGGTCAACCAGTTGGGGATGGCGCTGGGTCTCGGCCTGGTGTCGGTGGTGTTCTTCGGCGCGATGGACGAGCCGACGGCCCTTCAGGAGGCGGGCCCGGCGTTCGCGGGGGCGTTCGAGAACGCGATGTGGTGGGTGATCGCGATCCTGGGAGTGGTGTACGCCCTGCTCTTCGCCCTCCCGAAGCGCAACCCGGCGGAGGAGCCGGAGCCGACCGCGGCGGCGGAGCAGAAGGAAGACCTGGTAACCGTCTGA
- a CDS encoding YafY family protein: protein MTTDTPKRLLHLLSLLQTPREWPGSELAGRLGVTDRTIRRDIERLRDLGYPVESTRGTAGGYRLVAGKAMPPLLLEDDEAVAIAVGLRSSAGHTVAGLAEASVRALAKLEQVLPSRLRRRVTSLGTATTPLTRWQGPQVDAEVLTVLAAGAAGGERLRFGYRAADGTETKRLVEPAGLVAAGRRWYFVAYDNDRDDWRMFRVDRITRPFATGVRPPRRELPAADAAAFVEDRMGGDRPRYRARATLHAPYKELARRLAGTEGLTRLDEGRCAFVTEADGLDWLALRLTALGCEFEVHEPRELAEYLRDLAGRASRAAGAMGEGTGEGTGEE, encoded by the coding sequence ATGACGACCGACACTCCCAAGCGGCTTCTGCACCTGCTCTCCCTCCTCCAGACGCCCCGCGAATGGCCCGGCAGCGAGCTGGCCGGCCGCCTCGGCGTCACCGACCGCACCATCCGCCGCGACATCGAGCGGCTGCGCGACCTCGGCTACCCGGTCGAGTCCACCAGGGGCACCGCCGGCGGCTACCGCCTGGTGGCGGGAAAGGCCATGCCCCCGCTGCTCCTTGAGGACGACGAGGCCGTCGCCATCGCCGTCGGCCTGCGCAGCTCGGCGGGCCATACGGTCGCGGGGCTCGCCGAGGCGTCCGTACGGGCGCTGGCGAAGCTGGAGCAGGTGCTGCCGTCGCGGCTGCGCCGCCGCGTCACGTCCCTCGGCACCGCCACCACCCCGCTCACCCGCTGGCAGGGCCCGCAGGTCGACGCCGAGGTGCTGACGGTGCTGGCCGCGGGCGCGGCCGGCGGCGAGCGGCTGCGCTTCGGCTACCGCGCGGCGGACGGCACCGAGACCAAGCGGCTGGTCGAGCCGGCCGGGCTGGTCGCGGCGGGCCGGCGATGGTACTTCGTCGCGTACGACAACGACCGTGACGACTGGCGGATGTTCCGCGTCGACCGCATCACCCGCCCCTTCGCCACCGGCGTCCGCCCGCCGCGCCGCGAGCTGCCGGCGGCGGACGCGGCGGCGTTCGTCGAGGACCGGATGGGCGGGGACCGGCCCCGCTACCGCGCCCGCGCGACGCTGCACGCGCCGTACAAGGAACTGGCGCGCCGCCTCGCCGGCACGGAGGGGCTGACCCGGCTGGACGAGGGGCGCTGCGCGTTCGTGACGGAGGCGGACGGGCTGGACTGGCTGGCGCTCCGGCTGACCGCGCTGGGCTGCGAGTTCGAGGTGCACGAGCCGCGGGAGCTGGCGGAGTACCTACGGGACCTCGCGGGCCGCGCGTCCCGCGCGGCGGGCGCGATGGGGGAGGGGACGGGGGAGGGGACGGGGGAGGAGTGA
- a CDS encoding polysialyltransferase family glycosyltransferase has protein sequence MTSPSADPAAGSTAPASAYPPLQIRYAPGRHTQVFVASTLYGTATLAAALDAGLFPAADRRVLLITNNAANPETTPAVDAIAGFAQLRSRFDDVRDWNHAIRPLHPAAWEPRAEDVPLWERHLRLLWGLGDDRLTLVVESIQVNPARALVQLFPDAALHVYADGLMSYGPTRNKLSSFVGTRVERLLHPDLLPGVRPLLLTEFGVPSEIVPAEELKKVLAELAAAADLDLPAAGLAEGPSPALLLGQYLSALKILTAAEEEELHVRMLRGAAGLGHRSVVFKPHPMAPARVSRLLEQEADGLGVTLTVLDSPVLAEVLYERLQPALVAGAFSTALMTASTLYGLPVASVGTDTLLERLTPYENSNRVPVTIADALLPSLDDPAAVRDWRAPTAQEAQAALGGLLTAVGFTMQPRIYARRRPEVEAWLAAELDADTWRYFKRRRLTVEGLPGGVPKRLAFVPRSPAVRRVARRARALRRRLG, from the coding sequence ATGACCTCCCCGTCCGCCGACCCCGCGGCCGGCTCGACCGCCCCCGCGTCCGCGTATCCGCCGCTGCAGATCCGCTACGCGCCGGGCCGGCACACCCAGGTCTTCGTGGCCTCCACCCTCTACGGCACCGCGACCCTCGCCGCCGCCCTGGACGCCGGGCTCTTCCCCGCCGCCGACCGCCGCGTCCTGCTGATCACCAACAACGCCGCCAACCCCGAGACCACCCCCGCCGTCGACGCCATCGCCGGCTTCGCGCAGCTCCGCTCCCGCTTCGACGACGTACGGGACTGGAACCACGCCATCCGCCCGCTGCACCCCGCCGCGTGGGAGCCGCGTGCCGAGGACGTGCCGCTGTGGGAGCGGCACCTGCGGCTGCTGTGGGGCCTGGGCGACGACCGGCTCACGCTGGTCGTGGAGTCGATCCAGGTCAACCCGGCGCGGGCGCTCGTCCAGCTCTTCCCCGACGCGGCCCTGCACGTCTACGCCGACGGCCTGATGAGCTACGGCCCCACGCGCAACAAGCTCTCCTCCTTCGTCGGCACCCGCGTCGAGCGGCTGCTCCATCCCGACCTGCTGCCGGGCGTACGGCCCCTGCTGCTCACGGAGTTCGGGGTGCCGTCGGAGATCGTGCCGGCCGAGGAGCTGAAGAAGGTGCTGGCCGAACTGGCGGCCGCCGCCGACCTCGACCTGCCCGCCGCCGGGCTCGCCGAGGGGCCCTCGCCCGCACTCCTCCTGGGCCAGTACCTCTCGGCGCTGAAGATCCTCACCGCGGCGGAGGAAGAGGAGCTGCACGTGCGGATGCTGCGCGGCGCGGCGGGACTGGGCCACCGCAGCGTGGTGTTCAAGCCGCACCCGATGGCACCGGCGCGGGTCTCGCGGCTGCTGGAGCAGGAGGCGGACGGCCTCGGCGTGACGCTGACGGTGCTCGACTCCCCGGTGCTGGCGGAGGTGCTGTACGAGCGCCTCCAACCGGCGCTGGTGGCGGGCGCGTTCTCCACGGCGCTGATGACCGCCTCGACGCTGTACGGGCTGCCGGTGGCGAGCGTCGGCACGGACACGCTGCTGGAGCGGCTGACCCCGTACGAGAACAGCAACCGCGTCCCGGTCACGATCGCCGACGCGCTGCTGCCGTCGCTGGACGACCCGGCGGCGGTGCGCGACTGGCGGGCGCCGACCGCCCAGGAGGCGCAGGCGGCGCTGGGCGGGCTGCTGACGGCGGTCGGGTTCACGATGCAGCCGCGGATCTACGCGCGGCGGCGGCCCGAGGTCGAGGCGTGGCTGGCGGCGGAGCTGGACGCGGACACGTGGCGGTACTTCAAGCGGCGCCGGCTGACGGTGGAGGGGCTGCCGGGCGGGGTGCCGAAGCGGCTGGCGTTCGTGCCGCGGAGCCCGGCGGTACGGCGGGTGGCGCGCCGGGCACGGGCGCTGCGGCGACGGCTGGGGTGA
- a CDS encoding glycosyltransferase, translating into MRQLSVIAPFCNVQDYAPETLACLHANAAPDTEFILVDDCSTDRTGELLERAARDLPGAVHVRHEHNGGLATARNTGLDRVRGRYVTFLDGDDWLAPGHYRRLLAVITELDCDFVRTDHVQCAARARTVHRVPHGRRGVVQDPRSAILPATHTTSVDYAYAWAGIYHRRLLDEGLLHFPDGLRTAEDRPWIWRLHREARTFAVVGLLGVFYRRGVANSLTQIGDVRQLDFLRAFDQVVEETAADRDAELLLPKAVRNFCAIIAHHLKNIERFEKPVARRLREMSADALRRMPPHVLTEVLDAMDADRSELLRRLHRRGVPAEVAVR; encoded by the coding sequence ATGCGTCAACTCTCCGTGATCGCTCCCTTCTGCAACGTGCAGGACTACGCACCCGAGACGCTGGCCTGCCTGCACGCCAATGCCGCACCGGACACCGAGTTCATCCTGGTGGACGACTGCTCGACGGACCGCACCGGCGAACTGCTGGAGCGGGCCGCGCGCGACCTGCCGGGCGCCGTGCACGTACGCCACGAGCACAACGGCGGCCTGGCCACCGCCCGCAACACCGGTCTCGACCGGGTCCGCGGCCGGTACGTGACCTTCCTCGACGGCGACGACTGGCTCGCCCCCGGCCATTACCGCCGGCTGCTGGCGGTCATCACCGAGCTGGACTGCGACTTCGTCCGCACCGACCACGTGCAGTGCGCCGCCCGCGCCCGCACCGTCCACCGCGTGCCGCACGGCCGCCGCGGCGTCGTCCAGGACCCGCGCTCCGCGATCCTGCCGGCGACGCACACCACGTCCGTCGACTACGCGTACGCCTGGGCCGGCATCTACCACCGCCGGCTGCTCGACGAGGGCCTGCTGCACTTCCCCGACGGGCTGCGGACCGCCGAGGACCGGCCGTGGATCTGGCGGCTGCACCGCGAGGCCCGGACGTTCGCCGTCGTCGGGCTGCTCGGCGTCTTCTACCGCCGCGGTGTCGCGAACTCCCTCACCCAGATCGGCGACGTCCGCCAGCTCGACTTCCTGCGCGCCTTCGACCAGGTGGTCGAGGAGACGGCGGCGGACCGGGACGCGGAGCTGCTGCTGCCCAAGGCGGTGCGGAACTTCTGCGCGATCATCGCGCACCATCTGAAGAACATCGAGCGGTTCGAGAAGCCGGTGGCCCGCAGACTGCGCGAGATGAGCGCCGACGCGCTGCGGCGCATGCCCCCGCACGTACTGACGGAGGTGCTGGACGCCATGGACGCCGACCGCTCCGAACTGCTGCGCCGGCTCCACCGCCGGGGCGTACCGGCGGAGGTGGCCGTCCGATGA
- a CDS encoding DUF6716 putative glycosyltransferase gives MLNDPPSQLRTAVLADSDTRWKWGALTARRMAPEAVLDGYLLHGRATPTARQLAEVGVPADAMREVTAVEFLAAADPDRYDVVLLSCVGGTVQAMLHGLARAWQGARRRPAVVTGYVGVVYEKLSDGLLLRNGADIVLANSRQDAERFRAVYEGVGASPHSIVECALPFLDGAPYDPAAPGGDRPYTVVFAVQPSVPDTREDRLYLLRRAVRHAEQHPEREVLVKLRSRPGEHTTHIEEAPYQKLAQKLPGGLPANCSLVYGNMGEVLDRTDLLVTVSSTAALESLHRGIPTAVLTDLGVREPLGNHHFLGSGCLASWDELDAGHLPKPDPVWLSRQGVPGAASAEPYDAAFDRARARLTTLVADPQLPPLAPYYTPETAGGYLPRILARHGLAPTGEPLPQAAAAAEPGPLRRWARTLLRKAARAAYRGGVQRIAPVIRRMGAL, from the coding sequence GTGCTCAACGACCCCCCGTCACAGCTTCGCACCGCTGTTCTCGCCGACTCGGACACCCGCTGGAAATGGGGCGCGCTCACCGCTCGCCGCATGGCCCCGGAGGCGGTGCTCGACGGGTACCTGCTGCACGGCAGGGCGACCCCCACGGCCCGCCAGCTCGCCGAGGTGGGCGTACCCGCGGACGCGATGAGGGAGGTCACGGCCGTCGAGTTCCTGGCCGCCGCCGACCCCGACCGCTACGACGTCGTGCTCCTCTCCTGCGTCGGCGGCACCGTGCAGGCGATGCTCCACGGCCTCGCCCGCGCCTGGCAGGGCGCCAGGCGCCGCCCGGCGGTCGTCACCGGCTACGTCGGCGTCGTGTACGAGAAGCTCTCCGACGGCCTCCTCCTGCGCAACGGCGCCGACATCGTGCTGGCCAACAGCCGGCAGGACGCCGAGCGCTTCCGCGCGGTGTACGAGGGCGTCGGCGCCTCGCCGCACAGCATCGTGGAGTGCGCGCTGCCGTTCCTCGACGGCGCCCCGTACGACCCGGCGGCGCCCGGCGGCGACCGTCCGTACACCGTCGTCTTCGCCGTCCAGCCCTCCGTGCCCGACACCCGCGAGGACCGGCTGTACCTGCTGCGCCGCGCCGTCCGGCACGCCGAGCAGCACCCGGAGCGGGAGGTGCTGGTCAAGCTGCGCAGCCGCCCGGGCGAGCACACGACGCACATCGAAGAGGCCCCGTACCAGAAGCTCGCCCAGAAGCTGCCCGGCGGCCTGCCCGCGAACTGCAGCCTGGTCTACGGGAACATGGGCGAGGTCCTGGACCGCACCGACCTGCTCGTCACCGTCTCCTCCACCGCCGCGCTGGAGTCCCTGCACCGCGGCATCCCGACCGCCGTCCTCACCGACCTGGGCGTGCGCGAGCCGCTGGGCAACCACCACTTCCTCGGCTCCGGCTGCCTCGCCTCCTGGGACGAACTGGACGCCGGCCACCTCCCCAAGCCCGACCCCGTGTGGCTGTCCCGCCAGGGCGTCCCCGGCGCGGCCTCCGCCGAGCCGTACGACGCCGCCTTCGACCGCGCCAGGGCCCGGCTGACCACCCTGGTCGCCGACCCGCAGTTGCCGCCGCTGGCGCCGTACTACACCCCCGAGACCGCCGGCGGCTACCTGCCGCGGATCCTCGCCCGGCACGGCCTGGCGCCCACCGGCGAGCCGCTGCCGCAGGCCGCGGCCGCCGCGGAGCCCGGCCCGCTGCGCCGGTGGGCGCGCACGCTGCTGCGTAAGGCGGCGCGCGCCGCGTACCGGGGCGGAGTGCAGCGCATCGCGCCCGTCATCCGCCGCATGGGGGCGCTGTGA
- a CDS encoding acylneuraminate cytidylyltransferase, which translates to MSQPESAPRVLAVIPARGGSKGVPGKNLARVGGVPLVARAVRQCLAARLVTDVVVSTDDDTIASVAREAGAEVVRRPAEIAGDTASSEAAVLHALDSHEERCGATMAAVLLVQCTSPFLTGEDIDGVTSAVLDEGADSALTVAPFHGFLWRDEADEAEAAAVAETPAAKTPAVAEATAVAKAAATGAATGTATGAAPTKVAPAVETAPAQGYGVNHDKSYRPRRQDRPQDLLETGAAYAMRTPGFREHRHRFFGRTAPVRTDAARVLEVDEPDDLTRARALAPLLDVPGPGSLPTRRDVDAVVLDFDGTQTDDRVYIDAEGRELVAVHRGDGLGIAALRRAELKLLILSSEKNPVVAARARKLHLPVLHGVDRKDIALKQWCEDEGIAPERVLYVGNDVNDLPCFGLVGWPVAVAGAHAIVRDAARAVTSTPGGDGAIREIASWILGPSL; encoded by the coding sequence ATGTCCCAGCCCGAGTCCGCACCCCGCGTGCTCGCGGTCATTCCGGCCCGCGGGGGGTCCAAGGGCGTCCCCGGCAAGAACCTCGCCCGTGTCGGCGGCGTGCCCCTGGTGGCCCGCGCGGTACGGCAGTGCCTCGCGGCCCGGCTCGTGACCGACGTCGTGGTCTCCACCGACGACGACACCATCGCCTCCGTCGCCCGCGAGGCCGGCGCCGAGGTCGTCCGCCGCCCCGCGGAGATCGCCGGCGACACCGCCTCCAGCGAGGCGGCGGTGTTGCACGCGCTGGACAGCCACGAGGAGCGCTGCGGCGCGACGATGGCCGCGGTGCTCCTGGTCCAGTGCACGAGCCCGTTCCTCACCGGCGAGGACATCGACGGCGTCACGAGCGCGGTGCTCGACGAGGGCGCGGACAGCGCGCTGACGGTGGCCCCCTTCCACGGGTTCCTCTGGCGGGACGAGGCGGACGAGGCGGAGGCCGCCGCCGTCGCCGAGACCCCCGCGGCGAAGACCCCGGCCGTCGCGGAGGCCACCGCCGTCGCCAAGGCGGCGGCGACCGGTGCCGCGACGGGCACGGCGACCGGTGCCGCGCCGACGAAGGTCGCCCCGGCCGTGGAGACCGCCCCGGCTCAGGGGTACGGGGTCAACCACGACAAGTCGTACCGGCCCCGGCGCCAGGACCGGCCGCAGGACCTGCTGGAGACCGGTGCCGCGTACGCCATGCGCACGCCCGGGTTCCGCGAGCACCGCCACCGCTTCTTCGGCCGCACCGCCCCGGTGCGTACCGACGCCGCCCGCGTGCTGGAGGTCGACGAGCCCGACGACCTGACCCGCGCCCGCGCCCTGGCCCCCCTGCTCGACGTACCGGGACCGGGTTCGCTGCCCACCCGCCGCGACGTCGACGCCGTCGTCCTCGACTTCGACGGCACCCAGACCGACGACCGCGTCTACATCGACGCAGAAGGCCGCGAACTCGTCGCCGTCCACCGCGGCGACGGCCTCGGCATCGCCGCGCTCCGCCGCGCCGAGCTGAAGCTCCTCATCCTGTCCTCGGAAAAGAACCCGGTCGTCGCCGCGCGGGCACGCAAACTTCACCTCCCCGTTCTGCACGGGGTCGACCGTAAGGACATCGCACTGAAGCAGTGGTGCGAAGACGAGGGCATCGCGCCCGAGCGCGTGCTCTACGTCGGCAACGACGTGAACGACCTGCCGTGCTTCGGCCTCGTCGGCTGGCCCGTCGCGGTCGCCGGCGCCCACGCGATCGTGCGGGACGCGGCGCGTGCGGTGACGTCCACCCCCGGAGGCGACGGAGCGATCCGCGAGATCGCCTCGTGGATCCTCGGTCCCTCCCTGTAG
- a CDS encoding N-acetylneuraminate synthase family protein, with protein sequence MSSTQRFRTFGDRVVGPGRPVYITGEIGINHNGDLDNALALVDAAVEAGCDAVKFQKRTPEICTPRDQWDVERDTPWGRMTYIDYRHRVEFGEEEYRAIDAHCRERGIHWFASPWDPEAVAFLEKFDVPAHKVASASLTDDELLRAMRATGRTVVLSTGMSTPKQIRHAVEVLGSDNILLCHATSTYPAKAEELNLRMIHTLQAEFPNVPIGYSGHETGLQTSLAAVALGAVFVERHITLDRAMWGSDQAASVEPQGLARLVRDIRVVEESLGDGVKRVYDSELAPMKKLRRVKGVVAEAAESADGAGVEKEPVGV encoded by the coding sequence ATGAGCTCCACCCAGCGTTTCCGCACCTTTGGCGACCGCGTCGTCGGCCCCGGCCGGCCGGTGTACATCACGGGTGAGATCGGCATCAACCACAACGGCGACCTCGACAACGCGCTCGCGCTCGTCGACGCCGCCGTCGAGGCGGGCTGCGACGCGGTGAAGTTCCAGAAGCGCACGCCCGAGATCTGCACCCCCCGCGACCAGTGGGACGTCGAGCGCGACACCCCCTGGGGCCGCATGACGTACATCGACTACCGGCACCGGGTCGAGTTCGGCGAGGAGGAGTACCGGGCGATCGACGCGCACTGCAGGGAGCGCGGCATCCACTGGTTCGCCTCCCCCTGGGACCCCGAGGCCGTCGCCTTCCTGGAGAAGTTCGACGTGCCGGCCCACAAGGTCGCCTCCGCCTCGCTCACCGACGACGAACTGCTGCGCGCCATGCGCGCCACCGGCCGCACCGTGGTCCTGTCCACCGGCATGTCGACCCCGAAGCAGATCCGGCACGCGGTCGAGGTGCTGGGCAGTGACAACATCCTGCTCTGCCACGCCACCAGCACGTACCCGGCGAAGGCCGAGGAGCTGAACCTGCGCATGATCCACACGCTGCAGGCCGAGTTCCCGAACGTGCCGATCGGCTACTCCGGCCACGAGACGGGCCTGCAGACCTCGCTCGCCGCGGTCGCCCTGGGCGCCGTCTTCGTCGAGCGGCACATCACGCTGGACCGCGCGATGTGGGGCTCCGACCAGGCAGCCTCGGTCGAGCCGCAGGGCCTGGCGCGGCTCGTACGCGACATCCGCGTGGTCGAGGAGTCGCTGGGCGACGGCGTGAAGAGGGTCTACGACAGCGAGCTGGCGCCGATGAAGAAGCTGCGCCGGGTCAAGGGAGTCGTCGCGGAGGCCGCCGAGTCGGCCGACGGGGCGGGAGTCGAGAAGGAGCCTGTCGGCGTATGA
- a CDS encoding amidohydrolase — MSRDAEPESGPDALLPGVLPAALNAELIAFRRDLHMHPELGNQEFRTTAAIKERLEAEGLAPRVLPAGTGLICDIGVEESGTPPGPMLALRADIDALPIPDTKTVPYRSAVPDRAHACGHDVHTVIVLGAGIVLAALAREGMLPHPVRLIFQPAEEVLPGGATDAIEAGVLDGVGRIIGVHCDPRVDVGRIGLRQGAITSACDRLEISLDGPGGHTARPHLTTDLVTAAARVATDVPALLGRRVDARAGLAVTFGRLHVGHACNVVPQHAELSGTVRCLDLDTWRRAPDLVHAAVDEVASMHRAKSAITYVRGVPPVVNEPATTALLADAMTSRRGAESVETTEQSLGGEDFSWYLEHVPGALARLGVRSVGETGLPRDLHQGDFDVDEGAIRVGVELFTAAALLGAGATD, encoded by the coding sequence ATGTCCCGTGACGCAGAGCCCGAGTCCGGTCCCGACGCGCTGCTGCCCGGGGTGCTCCCGGCGGCGCTGAACGCCGAACTCATCGCGTTCCGGCGGGACTTGCACATGCACCCGGAGCTGGGCAACCAGGAGTTCCGTACCACCGCCGCGATCAAGGAGCGGCTGGAGGCGGAGGGCCTCGCCCCGCGCGTACTCCCCGCGGGGACCGGGCTGATCTGCGACATCGGCGTCGAGGAGAGCGGGACGCCGCCCGGCCCGATGCTGGCGCTGCGCGCGGACATCGACGCGCTGCCGATCCCGGACACCAAGACGGTCCCGTACCGCTCGGCAGTGCCGGACCGCGCCCACGCCTGCGGCCACGACGTGCACACGGTGATCGTCCTCGGCGCGGGCATCGTCCTCGCCGCGCTGGCCCGCGAGGGCATGCTGCCTCATCCCGTACGGCTGATCTTCCAGCCGGCGGAGGAAGTGCTGCCCGGCGGCGCGACGGACGCGATCGAGGCCGGGGTGCTCGACGGGGTGGGCCGGATCATCGGGGTGCACTGCGACCCGCGGGTGGACGTGGGCAGGATCGGCCTGCGCCAGGGGGCCATCACGTCCGCGTGCGACCGCCTGGAGATCTCGCTCGACGGCCCCGGCGGCCACACCGCGCGCCCGCACCTGACCACCGACCTGGTCACGGCGGCCGCCAGGGTCGCCACCGACGTCCCGGCCCTGCTCGGCCGCCGGGTGGACGCGCGCGCGGGCCTGGCGGTCACGTTCGGCCGCCTCCACGTGGGCCACGCCTGCAACGTGGTGCCGCAGCACGCGGAGCTGTCGGGCACGGTGCGGTGCCTGGACCTGGACACGTGGCGCCGCGCGCCGGACCTGGTGCACGCGGCGGTCGACGAGGTCGCGTCGATGCACCGGGCGAAGTCGGCGATCACGTACGTCCGCGGGGTCCCGCCGGTGGTCAACGAACCGGCGACGACGGCGTTGCTGGCCGACGCGATGACGTCGCGCCGGGGAGCGGAGTCGGTGGAGACGACGGAACAGAGCCTGGGCGGGGAGGACTTCTCCTGGTACCTGGAGCACGTCCCGGGCGCGCTGGCGCGGCTGGGCGTGCGGTCGGTGGGGGAGACGGGGCTGCCGCGGGATCTGCACCAGGGGGACTTCGACGTGGACGAGGGGGCGATCCGGGTGGGAGTGGAACTCTTCACGGCGGCGGCCCTGCTGGGCGCGGGGGCGACGGACTAG
- a CDS encoding DUF4360 domain-containing protein, translating to MAIQVLTVNGTGCEPGSAAIAVSADNQAFTVTYSNYAALVGVGATPTDFRKNCQLNLAVKVPGGFTYAIASVDYRGYGYLEDGATGMEKASYYFQGSPETDTFTHNFTGPMDDNWTTTDETDLESLVWAPCGEIRNFNINTELRVNAGTSDPATTTSLLAMDSTDGEIETTYHVAWRECVPGED from the coding sequence ATGGCGATCCAGGTGCTCACCGTCAACGGCACCGGTTGTGAGCCGGGCAGCGCCGCCATCGCGGTCTCCGCGGACAACCAGGCCTTCACCGTGACCTACAGCAACTACGCGGCCCTGGTCGGGGTCGGTGCCACGCCGACGGACTTCCGCAAGAACTGCCAGCTCAACCTGGCGGTCAAGGTGCCGGGGGGATTCACCTACGCCATCGCCAGCGTCGACTACCGGGGGTACGGCTACCTGGAGGACGGCGCGACCGGCATGGAGAAGGCGTCGTACTACTTCCAGGGCTCGCCCGAGACGGACACCTTCACGCACAACTTCACCGGGCCGATGGACGACAACTGGACGACGACGGACGAGACCGACCTGGAGTCGCTCGTCTGGGCGCCGTGCGGGGAGATCCGCAACTTCAACATCAACACGGAGCTGCGCGTCAACGCCGGCACGTCGGACCCCGCGACGACCACCAGCTTGCTGGCCATGGACTCGACGGACGGAGAGATCGAGACCACGTACCACGTCGCCTGGCGCGAGTGCGTGCCGGGCGAGGACTGA